The Synechococcus sp. CC9605 sequence GCCACATCCATTTCAGCGAGAACACTTTGAAAGCGTTCCTCGCGCATCACCTGCGGATCCGGGGCTGCCGCAATAGCAGCCAGAAGGGTGAGGGCGAAGGGGAAAAGGGAAGTCCCCATGGCGGGCTGCGGTCTACAAAGGAAAACCTACGAGGCCCAAACCGTTCCTCCCGCAACCATGGCCATTTCGTCCACCCGTCCCAACACGCTGCCTGCCCTCCAACGCGCCCTCGTCGTCGGTGGCGGCGGCAGAGAACAGGCCCTGACCTGGGCCCTGGCCCGTTGTCCGGGCCTGGAGACGGTCTGGATCACCCCTGGCAACGGTGGCGCTGAAGGCAGCGCCCTGGCGGTGGGCGAAACCGATCGCGCTGGGTTGATCGCGCTGTGCCAGCAGAACGGCATCGACCTGGTGGTGGTGGGTCCGGAAGCGCCGCTGGCCGCTGGAGTTGCCGATGCCCTGCGAGAGGCGGGCTTCGACGTGTTCGGCCCTGGAGCAGAGGGGGCCCAGTTGGAGGCGAGCAAAGCCTGGGCCAAGCAGCTGATGCAAGAGGCGGGGGTGCCCACGGCGGGCCACTGGGCGGTGGCCAGTGAAGCCGAAGCCCTGGCGGTGTTGCAGGAGGTCCAACGTCCTCTGGTGGTCAAGGCCGATGGCTTGGCCGCCGGCAAGGGCGTCACGGTGGCGGACAGCGTGGAGGAGTCGGAAACCGCCATCCGCGAAGCCTTTGAAGGGCGATTCGGGGCTGCAGGCTCCCAGCTGGTGTTGGAGGAGCGGATGGAGGGCCCTGAAGTTTCGGTGTTTGCCCTCTGCGATGGGGAGCGGATGGTGCTCTTGCCCCCGGCGCAGGACCACAAACGGCTCAACGAAGGCGATTGCGGCCCCAACACCGGCGGCATGGGCGCCTATGCCCCCGCCCCACTGCTGGATGCCGAGGGCCTCGAAGACGTGCGCCGCATCGTGCTGGAGCCCACCCTCAAGGCCCTGCGCCAACGCGGAATCGATTATCGCGGCGTGATCTATGCCGGCCTAATGATCACGGCCGACGGCCCCCAGGTGATCGAGTTCAACTGTCGCTTTGGCGATCCCGAATGCCAGACGTTGATGCCACTGCTCGGCCCGGAGCTCGGCGCCGTGCTGCAGGCCTGTGCTCTGGGTCGCCTTGATCTGGCCCCTCAGCTGAGCATCGCCGAACGCTGCAGTGCCTGCGTTGTGGCGGCCGCCGAGGGCTACCCCGAGTCCCCCCGCAAGGGCGATGCGATCCGCATCGACCTTGCCCCCAGCCCAGACCATCAGCTGTTTCACGCCGGCACCCGCCGAGACAACTCCGGCGAACTGCTCACCGCCGGAGGCCGGGTGCTTGCCGTCGTCGCCCAGGGCGATGACTTCGATACCGCCTTCGCCGGGGCCTACGACGGTCTCAATCAGCTCGATTACGCCGGAATCACCTACCGTCGAGACATCGGCCATCAGGTGCGCTCGGGCGGATGAGCAGCGGCAGCGGAGCAGCAATCGCTGATTGGGCGCTTCCCCCCAATGGCAAACCGCCAGGGGAGGACCAGAACCTTTGGGACCGCATCACCGCCTGGTGGGCGGAATTCACCCTCCAGACCAAGCTGCTGGCGATTGCCACCCTGGTGGTGAGCCTGATGATGACGGGCATCACCTTCTTCGCTCTAAATGGCATTCAGCGCGATGCCGTGATGAACGACACGCGCTACGCCCGGGATCTGGGCCTGCTGCTGGCTGGCAACGTCACTGAACTGGTGGCGCAGGGGCAGGACCGTGAGCTGGCCAACGTCGCCGAAAAGTTCTGGCGCTCCAGCCGCAGCGTCCGCTACATATTCTTCGCCGATCCCGAAGGCGTCGTTTATCTGGGGATCCCGATCAGCGCCACCCCCAGCAGTGGGGATGGGGAGCTTCGTCTCAACCGACGTCTGGAACTGCCCGATGAGCTGCGTCGACGCCCACAGAACCCCCTGGTGCGGCAACACCTCACACCCCAGGGTGCCGTCACTGATGTGTTCGTCCCTCTTATCCGGGGGGGTCAGTACTACGGCGTTCTCGGCCTCGGGGTGAACCCGAATGAGACCGCCCTGGCCAGCGCAGCCCTCACGAGGGAAGTAACGGTGGCCGTGTTCATCTCGATCTGGGTGCTGGTGATCCTTGGCGCGGTGTTCAACGCCCTCACCATCACTCGACCGGTGAAGGAACTGCTGCGGGGGGTGCGCTCCGTCGCCTCCGGCAACTTCGGTGCCCGGGTTGATCTGCCAGTTGGAGGGGAATTGGGGGAGTTGCTCACCGGCTTCAACGCGATGGCCTCCCAGCTCGAGGCCTATGACGAGGCCAACATCGAGGAGCTCACGGCCGCCCAGGTGAAGCAACAGTCGTTAATCGCTACCATGGCCGATGGCGCCATGCTGCTGGATGCCGACGGCCGCATCGTGTTGGCCAATCCCACGGCGCGGCGTTTGTTCCGCTGGGAAGGGCGCAGCCTTGAAGGCCAGGAGCTGGTGGGGGAACTGCCGGAGTTGCTGGCCATCGAACTGCACAGTCCCCTCGATGCTCTGCTCGGTGGCGGCTCTGATAGTGAAGACCTGCGCTGCAGCGTGGGGGAACCGGCCCGCACCCTGCGAATCGTCCTGCAGGCGGTGCGTGATGCCAGTGGTGAAACCCTCAAGGGCATCGCCGTCACCATCCAGGACCTCACCCGCGAGGTGGAGCTGAATGCGGCCCAGAGCCGTTTCATCAGCAACGTCTCCCATGAACTGCGCACGCCGCTGTTCAACATCAAGAGCTACGTCGAAACCCTGCACGACCTCGGCGATCAGCTCAGCCCCGATGAACAAAAAGAGTTTCTCGGGGTCGCCAACGACGAAACCGATCGACTCACCCGGCTGGTGAACGATGTGCTGGATCTCTCCCGGCTGGAGTCGGGTCGAACCCTGCAGTTCGAACCGATCAGCATGCGCCCAGCCATGGAGCAGACCCTACGCACCTACCGGCTGAATGCCGAAGATCGCGAGGTGGAACTGGTTCTCGATGTTCCCGAAGATCTGCCTGATGTTTTGGGGAACTGGGACCTGCTGCTGCAGGTGCTCGACAATTTGATGGGCAATGCCCTCAAGTTCAGCCGACCCGGTGGCCCCCTCGCGCTGCGGGCCTATCCCTGGCCCGACACCTGTTCTGTGGAGGGAACGGCGATCACCGGCACTGACGGACCCACCTGCGCCCTCACCTCACCGCTGCCAAAGCTGAGGGTGGAGATCGCCGACACGGGCTGCGGCATCAGCAGCACTGATCAGGAGCGCATTTTCGATCGCTTCTTCCGGGTCGAAAACGCCGTTCACACGGAAGTTGGCACCGGGCTGGGTCTCTCGATCGTGCGCGGGATTCTCGAGAAACACGGCGCCCAAGTTCAGATGGCGAGTGAGCCCGAGGTGGGCACCACCTTCTGGTTCGATCTGCCCCTGGCGAAGGCCGACAAGGATGAGCTGCAGCTGCAAGCGGAACGGCGCAGCCGCAACGCCATCGCCGAGGCGGTCGAGCTTTAGGTCAATCCTCGGTGGAGACGCCGCGGGCGATGCGCGACAACTCGCTGCGCTCATCGGTGGTGACCCGATGGGGCACACCGGAGATGATCCGCTCGAAGTTGGAGAAGGAATCCTTGATCTGAGGACCATTGCCCGTGATCACAAATTCGCGGATGCCCTTGTCGTGCCATGAACCGCGCATCTTGAACACGTTCAAGGCACGGGCCATCTCGCCGCGGATCTCCACGTACTGCAGCAGCAGGATCGTGTCGGTGATCGTGGAGATGTGAGAGTCCGTGATCGAATGGCTGCCCATGAACTCCTCGGAGGTGTTCGTGAAGAAGCCGGCGATCTCTTCCTGCTTGGCGTAGCCGGTCACCCCGATCACGAACTGACGGAAGGCGTTGTGGCTCACACCGCGCGCCAGGGCGGAGAGAGAGTCGATCGCCATCCGCGACGGTTTGAACTGACTGATCTCCGTCTTGATGATCTGCAAGTGATCTTCAAGACCCGTGGATTCGGGGTAGGCGCAGATGATCTTGAGCAACCCGTCCTGCTCCATCTGCTCGAAGTCGATGCCCCAGCTGGTGCCGTTGCGCAGCAGTTGGGCGCGCGACTCCTCGTAGGCGAACAGGATGGCGCGTTCCTTGTTACGGCATGCGTCTTCGATGAATTTGGAGACGAGCATCGTCTTGCCCGTTCCGGTGGCTCCGGTGGCCAGGATGATCGAGTCCTTGAAGAAACCACCGCCGCACATGTCGTCCAGGCGCGGCACGCCGGAACTGACCCGGACGTTGGATGAGCGCTGGGTGAGGCGCATGGCCCCAAGCGGGAAGATGCTGATGCCATGGGTGCCCATCGTGAATGGGAACTCGCCCTTCATGTGGGTGGTGCCCCGCAGCTTGAGAATCTCCAGGGTGCGCCGACGCCGCTCTCCCTCGAGCACGTTGCGCAAAATCACCACGTTGTCGGACACAAATTCTTCAACGCCGTAGCGGGCGATCGGGCCGTACTCGTCGATCCGTTCGGTGGTCATCACCGTGGTGACGCCGATTTCCTTGAGCCTCGCGATCAACCGAAAGATCTCACGGCGCACGACGAACACAGCGTCGTACTGCTGGAACACCGCCGTGATCGAGTCAATGGCAACGCGCTTGGCCTTGTATTTGCGGATGGCGTAGTTGATCCGCTCGATCAAGCCGGAGAGATCAAAACTGCCGGCCACGTCCTGACCGTCAGGATCCGGTGAGGCATCAAGAATGAAGAGTTTGTCCTGCTCGACCATCTCCTGCAGATTCCAGCCGAAGCTGGCGGCATTGCGCAGGATGTCGAGGGGCGATTCCTCAAAGGTGACGAAGATGCCGGGTTCGTCGAACTGTTTGATGCCGTTGTGGAGGAAGTGCAGTGAAAACACCGTCTTGCCGGTGCCGGACGTGCCGCTGATCAGCGTGCTGCGGCCGATCGGCAGGCCGCCTTGGCACACATCATCAAAGCCCTCGATCCCTGTCGGGAGCTTTTGAACCTGCATCTGAGGCTGACCGCTGGTCGGAGGGAACTGCATGGCAACCACCTGTGGCTTGACCGTAGTGAGCACGGGATGAACCGTGCTGGAGCGCACCATGTCGCTTAAGGATCTGAAGAAATGGTCGTGTCGGTCTCCTCATCGACCGCATCGATCAAACTCGAATTGAGCGACGTATCGGACAGCTCGTCGTAGAGCAGATCCAGGCCGATCAGCACCCGCTCGCGATCGGAGAGGTCACCGATGATGCGCCGCACCGGCGGTGGAAGAATCTTGGACAACGTTGGCGTTGCCAGGATCTTGTCTTCCTCCGCCAGTTGCGGATTTTTGAGCACGTCAATCACCTTGAGGGCATACACCCCCCGGAATTCGGTTTCGAGGATGTTGCGCAGCGTTTTCAGCGCCCGCATCGAATTGGGCGTGTTGCCCGCCACGTAGAGCTTGAGGATGTAGGTCTTGCGGGGACTCATGACGACTCCTCCGAGGCATCGAGCTGATCCATCGGGCGACGTACACGGCTAGAGGCCGTGCCCGACAGAGGAAGGTCCGGCGGAATGGACCGCCGGTACATCTCACACAGGTGCGCCATCACGTCGAGAAGCGCAAGGCGGTAATCCTGAAGAAAGTCATGTTTGTGGCCCTCAAAACTCAATTGTTTCCAGAATTCATCGATCAGATCCACATGGATCTCAACGGTGCGGGTGATCGGTAGATCACTGAAAAAAGCGGTGTTGACAAAGCTTTCCAAGGCCTGATTGGCCGCAGCCGGATCACTGAAGTAACTCGCCAGCAGGTCCCGATAGGTGCGTTGAAGCGACAGCAGCAGATCCCTGCGTTCCTCGGGGGGCAGGCTGCCCAGGAAGCGGGATGGATCCCGTTTGTAAAAAACACCTAGGTAGCCAAGTCGCTCCTGCAGGCGATCGGAGAGGTTGCTGACGGCACGGGAGGAGGAGCTGCTGTCGTCCTGGCGTCCATCGGCGCGCCCCTGGCGCAGAAAACGCGAAATGGCCGCATCAACGTTGTATCCCAGCTGGGCCAGCTGGTCGTCGGGCAGATGCAGCTCCTCGGGGTGGTAATCCACCTGACCCTTCACCTCCCCAACGATCACGGCGGGGAAGAGCAGACCCGCCGCCAGCAGTTGCTCCTTGACCTCAGCGTCGAGCAGACTCTGCTCGAGCACCACAGCGTCAAAATCGTCCTGCCGGGGTCCGAGGACAGCTGCCAGGGTCTCCCCAGGATCAACCGTCAGAACAACCGACTCGTAACGATTGGCCGGCAGCCAGGGGCGGCAGGCTTCCACCAAAGCTGGGCTGCCCAGCACGAGAGCAACAGTGAGGGCCGGCCTGGCCATCCGGGCATCCGAAGCGTCGAAGTATCTAAATCTTGACGATGGGGCGTGTCAGAGACGAAGATCTTTGTTTGTCTTTCGATTGCGGCTCAGGCCTGAATCGGTTCGCCGAGCCTGAACGCGTCCTTTCACCTTATGGCCGACACGAAACCAGCCGCGGAACAGAGCGGGACCTACGCCATCGTTGAGGCGTCAGGAACCCAGATCTGGCTGCAGCCCAACCGCTACTACGACATCGACCGGCTTCAGGCCGAGGTGGATGACACCATCAAGCTTGAAAACGTTCTGCTGGTGAAGGACGGCAAGGGCACCACTCTCGGCCAGCCCTATGTCAAAGACGCCACCGTGTCCCTCAAGGTGATGGCCCATCGCCGCGGACCGAAGGTGATCGTTTACAAAATGCGCCCCAAAAAGAAAACCCGCCGTAAGAATGGTCATCGGCAGGAACTCACCCGGGTGATGGTTGAGTCCATCTCCGTGGGCGGCAAGGCCATCAGCTGACCTCACCCCCCGCTCCATCAACCGCCCCACCAGCATCTCCTCTCATGGCACATAAAAAAGGCACAGGCTCAACCCGTAACGGCCGAGACTCAAACGCCAAACGCCTTGGAGTGAAGGCCTACGGCGGCGAAACCGTCACCGCCGGTTCCATCCTGATTCGCCAGCGCGGCACCTCCGTTCTGCCCGGCGTCAATGTCGGCAAAGGCAAGGACGACACTCTGTTCGCCCTCACCGACGGCATCGTGAAGTTCGAATCGATCCGACGCGGCCTGCGCAACCGCAAGCGCATCAACATAACGGCCACTGCTTGACCAGGCAAAGATTGCGTTTGCGTTCAGCGCCTCGCAATCAACGCAAAACCCGACGGCTGGTTACCACCAGCCCCAGAACTGTGAGCCCCAGGACGACAAACGTTCTGGGGCTTTGTTCGTGCAAGGCGTGCATGATCTCGAGAGGAAGAGCTAAAGCCAGCAGCGCCACCAATAACCACTCACCCCAGCGACGACCAAACCACGTGCCCCAAGCTGCAACGAGGATCAGCAGCGCATAAAGGGCTGAGACTACCGCCAACTGGATCAAGCGCGTCGGGCCTAGCACAGCCCCCTGTTGGGCCATGGCTGCCAAAAGCCGGCGATCGGCCTGGCCCCAGGTGTCGGCGAAGTCCGAAAGCTGTGCGTAATGAATATCGCCATACAAAGCGGCCAGGCTGATCACCAGCAGCACGGCTGCGAGCAGGACTTTTTTGATCACGATCAAGCGGATCAGCCAAAGTCCCTTGTCGGCTGCTTTGCTCATTGAGGCGTCAAACGCTGCCGTCAAGCGAACGGTAAAGCCGGGCCGTGATCAGAAGGGGGTGGAACACCTCCAGGAACTGAGTCTGCAGGGTGCGGAAAAAACCATCCACCAGGGCCGGATCATCGAAATGGAAGGGGTACTCCCCCTGATGCCCTTTGAAGAAGTACCAGTTCAGGAGAGCGATGGCCCCGGGCGCCATGCGCTGGTGAAACTCCAGCAGCTGCGCCGAAGGATCCGGCAGATGTTCCAGCACATCGAGGCAGACCACCGCATCGAAACGCACATCGCCCGTGCTGCTGAGGTCACGATGCACCGAAAGCTTGTCCGCCAGGCCCAGGCTTTCCGCCCGTTGCTGCACAAAAGCCTGGTTGTGGGGATTGAGATCCACAAACCAGACCTGGTCAACCTCCGGCAGCGCCGCCGCCGAAAGGGCATGGGTGCCGATGCCTCCGCCAAAATCCAGCACCTGGCCCTGCACCGCCATGCCCTGCAGCCGCAGCGTGTCGGCGATGTAGTCCGCACTGGAAAGATGCCAGGCCGCGAGCTCCAGCAGGTGCCCCGTACCAACCGTGTCTTCATAAAAGGTGGTGGCGTCCTCCGGCCGGAACGCACCAGGGTGCAGATCCGCCAGGTCGTCGGTGCTGCTGGGCAGACGCTGCTCGAGCTGCTCCAGCGTGAGGTCGAGGTAGCGGCTGAGGTGTTGCTTGATGCCCAAACCGTCCGCCAGAAAAGGGGAGACGTCCACATCCGTGCTACTGCGGAGCTGGGGCATGGATGGGCATCAGAGAGCGGCCAACCTACGCAGCCGGCGGAATGCAACAGTCAGGGCACCCCGCTCCAGCCCCGGTGAACGGCCCCTTCGGCTTCGTGGTGATCGACAAGCCCGCAGGCCTCACCTCCCATGCCTGCGTCAGCCGCCTGCGCCGCAGCTACGGCCTCAAACGGGTGGGTCATGGCGGCACCCTTGATCCTGCCGTCACCGGAGTTCTCCCCATTGCCCTGGGACCGGCCACCCGACTGCTGCCCTACCTCCCAGGGGAGAAGACCTACACCGGGGTGATTCAACTGGGTCGGCGCACCAGCAGCGACGATCTGGAAGGAGAGCTGCTGGAGCAGCAGGCCTGGCCATCCTTCAGTGAAGCCGAGCTCAACAGCAGCCTGGAGGCGTTCCGGGGCGCGATTGAGCAGCATCCGCCGCAGGTCTCCGCCGTCCATGTCGATGGCGAACGGGCCCATGCCAAGGCCAGGCGCGGTGAAGCCATGGATCTGCCGCCACGGGCCGTCACCGTGCACCGGCTGGAGCTGTTGAATTGGGATGCAGCCCTGGGACAGCTGAGCATCGAGGTGCACTGTTCCGCCGGCACCTACATACGCTCGATCGCCCGGGATCTGGGGGACCGCATCGGCTGCGGAGGTTGTCTTGCTTCCCTGCGCCGCACCCAGGCCCTGGGGTTCCACGCGCACCAGGCCCATCCCCTGCCGGAGCGAGACGCTGTGCCGCCCGATCCCCTGTCGCCACTGTTGGCCCTGGGGGACCTGCCCCGGCGTGATCTCAGCGAAGCCGATCAGATCGACTGGCGCTGCGGCCGACGCATCGCCATGAATCCCGGTGCTGGAGAGGCGGTGGTGGTGTGCAACGCCGATGGGAGCATGGCCGGCATCGGCCACCGCGAGAGCGGAGGTTTGCTGCGGCCCAAGGTGGTCTTCGATGCAGCAGGCTGAAACCACCCTTCGCTCAGTACTCTCCGAGCGCATCCCGCACTGCCCTGACGCGATGGCTGGCCACAGCAAATGGTCCCAGATCAAACGCACCAAGGCCGTCGTCGACGCCAAAAGGGGGGCGGTGTTCACCCGGCTGGGGCGGGAAATCATGGTGGCGGCCCGTGCCGGAGCCGATCCCGCTGGAAATTTTCAGTTGCGTACGGCCATCAGCAAAGCCCGCGCCGCTGGGGTTCCCGCCTCCAACATCGAGCGGGCCATCGCCAAGGGGTCAGGTCAGGCCGGTGATGGGGCCCAACTGGAGGACGTGCGCTACGAGGGCTATGGCCCTGGCGGCATGGCGGTGCTGGTGGAGGCACTCACGGACAACCGCAACCGCACCGCGGCGGATCTGCGGCTTGCCTTCAGTAAGAACGGCGGAAACCTGGGGGAAAACGGCTGCGTGGCCTATCTGTTTGAACACCGCAGCGAAGTGATCCTCAACGCCGGCCCCGACGATGAGGAACGGCTACTGGAAAGCCTCCTGGAGCTGGACGCTGATGGCTATGAACTCCTGGACGGGGCTGTGGTGGTGCACGGCCCGTTCGAGGCCTTGGAGAGCCTTCAGGACGGCTTGCGCCACGCAGACTGGAATGTGAGGGAGTGGGGCCATCACTGGTCCGCCCAGACGAGCGTTTCGGTGAATGATCCCGAGACCGCCCGCAGCTGCCTCAAGCTGCTGGATGCCCTCGATGGGCTCGATGATGTGCGCAGCGTCAGCGCCAACCTGGATCTGGCCGACGAACTGGAGATCGATTGATGTCGTTACTTTTAAAGCCGAGTCTTTGCAAGCAATAGCTGGCGTAGGGCGCAGAAATGCCCAAAGCTCAACTGGAATGGCTCAAAGGAGAAGCAGATGCAAGAGCAATGTCATCAAGGGAAGAGCGCAGACAACCCGCACAGCCACTCCAGCAGCGTCTTGAGAAACGTTGAGACCTCCGCCCTCAAACAGGGCAACCAAAACCCTTGCAACGCCACCAACTAACCAAGGAGGCGCAACACAGGCCAATGGGATCAAGGACTGCTGTAGCGATCAGCCCAATTCGGATAGAGCCCTCAGTTGGGGGATCCGCGATGGCACCACCTGCAACGACGGTGATCAGAAAGACAAGATGCCTGATGAAACGAAACCTTCCCGCTATTGCCGCGCTGGCGCTAAGCAGGGGCTGACGACCTGGGCCATCGGCAGCTCGGAGACGATCAAGGTCTGGTGATCTATTGAAATTTCACACCAGTGAGCAGCTCGCAATTGAGCTGGGAGGTTTCAAAAAGTTCCTGCCCAAATGGTCTGACTTGTTTGAGATTGAGTTGCTCAGCAACCAAGACGGAAAACCTGGAAGCACTCAGGTCTCCATTCTTTCGGAGAAAGCACAGGTTGAGGATATTTGAATCTCTGGCCAAGAATTCACGGATGCGTTCATTGGCTTTGTTCCTGGTGCACATTGCAATCACTTCGTCTGCAACACTTTCAGCTTTTGCCTCTGGTGTTGCTGCGCCGATGGCAAGAACAGCGACGGCGATGGAGATGAGTCGTTTCATGGCGCCAGCATCACCGTGATGAGTTGATTGCGCACCCCCCAATCAGGGGATTCTCAGATCGGATCAGACTGATCGATGCAGCAGCTCATTTGGTCGCTGCCATCGCGTCATAGGAACGGCACTGCACCCCCAGCCGGGGTGATGGTGTCTTTGGAGAATCCACACTCCATCCAATGGCGTCATGACCATTGGGCGCTGATGACTGAACTGACTCCTTCTCTGACGATGCGGGGAGTCAGATCAGCGTTAAATCCTCTCAAGATCGCCTTATCACTCGTGTCGAGTCCAACAGAACTTCAACGTCTTGTGATATTGAATTACAAGAATGCCGATGGGGAAGAGCTAGTTGGGCTCGCTCTGGAGTTAGTAGAAGAATCTAATGGCGGAATTCAAGTACGGGTACTTAGGGATTCAAATTTAGTTAGTTGTGTATCGGTGGTTCCCTTAATTGAATGCAGAGTGGACGACTCGCAAGACTGCGACCGCTGTGACTCTGCTGAATAACTCTTTACAGCAGATAATCCAAATATGCTAAATTCTAACTACCAGGATGTCTATTACAGAGAGGGTGAATATAATGGTGCACCAAAGTATCAAAATGTTCATGGAAATCTATTTATGCAGTGAGCAAAATATGCCTAGTAGAAGCAGAGTGAGGCACTAAAAAGATTTTGGACTTCAGGGGACAACTGAAAGAGGCTCTGAAGAAGCGGCAAGCCGTCAGTGATATTAAAATGAATTCCAAATTCTTGTAATTCTTGATACAGGATTTGCCTGGCTTCATCAGCTATTATAAATTATGGCTTTTTATCTTTTCTTCACTACCATCGCTTCCATTGGAGTAATTTATCTCCTGATTTCATGCACCTTTAAAGATAGTAATCAGCAATTTCCAACTCCACCAATAAATTTCAACAATACTCCCTAATATTAAACAGTGGACGACTAACAATACTGCTACTGCTGTGACTAATCAGCAGCAATCACAACTTGAACAACATTGCTCTTCTCCGGCGTGACCATCAGCACAGGGCTGAGAGCAATAAATCTTTCAATCTTTCTGAACGGCTTTTTCAGGGTAAACACTGCAGCTGCAGGGCTCACACGCGCATTTCTGGTTTGCGATTGGCATTGATTCGTCGATCAACTTCCCTTTTCTTAGGACGAACAGACAACCAGTGCAACTCGCAACTGAGGG is a genomic window containing:
- the kaiB gene encoding circadian clock protein KaiB is translated as MSPRKTYILKLYVAGNTPNSMRALKTLRNILETEFRGVYALKVIDVLKNPQLAEEDKILATPTLSKILPPPVRRIIGDLSDRERVLIGLDLLYDELSDTSLNSSLIDAVDEETDTTISSDP
- a CDS encoding class I SAM-dependent methyltransferase; this translates as MPQLRSSTDVDVSPFLADGLGIKQHLSRYLDLTLEQLEQRLPSSTDDLADLHPGAFRPEDATTFYEDTVGTGHLLELAAWHLSSADYIADTLRLQGMAVQGQVLDFGGGIGTHALSAAALPEVDQVWFVDLNPHNQAFVQQRAESLGLADKLSVHRDLSSTGDVRFDAVVCLDVLEHLPDPSAQLLEFHQRMAPGAIALLNWYFFKGHQGEYPFHFDDPALVDGFFRTLQTQFLEVFHPLLITARLYRSLDGSV
- a CDS encoding DUF2127 domain-containing protein; protein product: MSKAADKGLWLIRLIVIKKVLLAAVLLVISLAALYGDIHYAQLSDFADTWGQADRRLLAAMAQQGAVLGPTRLIQLAVVSALYALLILVAAWGTWFGRRWGEWLLVALLALALPLEIMHALHEQSPRTFVVLGLTVLGLVVTSRRVLR
- the rplU gene encoding 50S ribosomal protein L21, with product MADTKPAAEQSGTYAIVEASGTQIWLQPNRYYDIDRLQAEVDDTIKLENVLLVKDGKGTTLGQPYVKDATVSLKVMAHRRGPKVIVYKMRPKKKTRRKNGHRQELTRVMVESISVGGKAIS
- the kaiC gene encoding circadian clock protein KaiC, encoding MQFPPTSGQPQMQVQKLPTGIEGFDDVCQGGLPIGRSTLISGTSGTGKTVFSLHFLHNGIKQFDEPGIFVTFEESPLDILRNAASFGWNLQEMVEQDKLFILDASPDPDGQDVAGSFDLSGLIERINYAIRKYKAKRVAIDSITAVFQQYDAVFVVRREIFRLIARLKEIGVTTVMTTERIDEYGPIARYGVEEFVSDNVVILRNVLEGERRRRTLEILKLRGTTHMKGEFPFTMGTHGISIFPLGAMRLTQRSSNVRVSSGVPRLDDMCGGGFFKDSIILATGATGTGKTMLVSKFIEDACRNKERAILFAYEESRAQLLRNGTSWGIDFEQMEQDGLLKIICAYPESTGLEDHLQIIKTEISQFKPSRMAIDSLSALARGVSHNAFRQFVIGVTGYAKQEEIAGFFTNTSEEFMGSHSITDSHISTITDTILLLQYVEIRGEMARALNVFKMRGSWHDKGIREFVITGNGPQIKDSFSNFERIISGVPHRVTTDERSELSRIARGVSTED
- a CDS encoding circadian clock protein KaiA encodes the protein MARPALTVALVLGSPALVEACRPWLPANRYESVVLTVDPGETLAAVLGPRQDDFDAVVLEQSLLDAEVKEQLLAAGLLFPAVIVGEVKGQVDYHPEELHLPDDQLAQLGYNVDAAISRFLRQGRADGRQDDSSSSSRAVSNLSDRLQERLGYLGVFYKRDPSRFLGSLPPEERRDLLLSLQRTYRDLLASYFSDPAAANQALESFVNTAFFSDLPITRTVEIHVDLIDEFWKQLSFEGHKHDFLQDYRLALLDVMAHLCEMYRRSIPPDLPLSGTASSRVRRPMDQLDASEESS
- the purD gene encoding phosphoribosylamine--glycine ligase, which encodes MAISSTRPNTLPALQRALVVGGGGREQALTWALARCPGLETVWITPGNGGAEGSALAVGETDRAGLIALCQQNGIDLVVVGPEAPLAAGVADALREAGFDVFGPGAEGAQLEASKAWAKQLMQEAGVPTAGHWAVASEAEALAVLQEVQRPLVVKADGLAAGKGVTVADSVEESETAIREAFEGRFGAAGSQLVLEERMEGPEVSVFALCDGERMVLLPPAQDHKRLNEGDCGPNTGGMGAYAPAPLLDAEGLEDVRRIVLEPTLKALRQRGIDYRGVIYAGLMITADGPQVIEFNCRFGDPECQTLMPLLGPELGAVLQACALGRLDLAPQLSIAERCSACVVAAAEGYPESPRKGDAIRIDLAPSPDHQLFHAGTRRDNSGELLTAGGRVLAVVAQGDDFDTAFAGAYDGLNQLDYAGITYRRDIGHQVRSGG
- the truB gene encoding tRNA pseudouridine(55) synthase TruB, coding for MQQSGHPAPAPVNGPFGFVVIDKPAGLTSHACVSRLRRSYGLKRVGHGGTLDPAVTGVLPIALGPATRLLPYLPGEKTYTGVIQLGRRTSSDDLEGELLEQQAWPSFSEAELNSSLEAFRGAIEQHPPQVSAVHVDGERAHAKARRGEAMDLPPRAVTVHRLELLNWDAALGQLSIEVHCSAGTYIRSIARDLGDRIGCGGCLASLRRTQALGFHAHQAHPLPERDAVPPDPLSPLLALGDLPRRDLSEADQIDWRCGRRIAMNPGAGEAVVVCNADGSMAGIGHRESGGLLRPKVVFDAAG
- the rpmA gene encoding 50S ribosomal protein L27, with product MAHKKGTGSTRNGRDSNAKRLGVKAYGGETVTAGSILIRQRGTSVLPGVNVGKGKDDTLFALTDGIVKFESIRRGLRNRKRINITATA
- a CDS encoding ATP-binding protein; its protein translation is MSSGSGAAIADWALPPNGKPPGEDQNLWDRITAWWAEFTLQTKLLAIATLVVSLMMTGITFFALNGIQRDAVMNDTRYARDLGLLLAGNVTELVAQGQDRELANVAEKFWRSSRSVRYIFFADPEGVVYLGIPISATPSSGDGELRLNRRLELPDELRRRPQNPLVRQHLTPQGAVTDVFVPLIRGGQYYGVLGLGVNPNETALASAALTREVTVAVFISIWVLVILGAVFNALTITRPVKELLRGVRSVASGNFGARVDLPVGGELGELLTGFNAMASQLEAYDEANIEELTAAQVKQQSLIATMADGAMLLDADGRIVLANPTARRLFRWEGRSLEGQELVGELPELLAIELHSPLDALLGGGSDSEDLRCSVGEPARTLRIVLQAVRDASGETLKGIAVTIQDLTREVELNAAQSRFISNVSHELRTPLFNIKSYVETLHDLGDQLSPDEQKEFLGVANDETDRLTRLVNDVLDLSRLESGRTLQFEPISMRPAMEQTLRTYRLNAEDREVELVLDVPEDLPDVLGNWDLLLQVLDNLMGNALKFSRPGGPLALRAYPWPDTCSVEGTAITGTDGPTCALTSPLPKLRVEIADTGCGISSTDQERIFDRFFRVENAVHTEVGTGLGLSIVRGILEKHGAQVQMASEPEVGTTFWFDLPLAKADKDELQLQAERRSRNAIAEAVEL